In Cryptomeria japonica chromosome 5, Sugi_1.0, whole genome shotgun sequence, the genomic window TAAAAATAtaaattctaattgaaaaaatATTAAACTATTTCACATTTTAAATACAATTAATAAAACTCACATTAGAACAATGTAATCTTAAAtcatataattattatataattttaatgTTATTTCATTCTTTTTTTAAATTTCGTAAATCTTCCTCATTTAACAATTATTTAAAATATGAgaaaaattgattacattctatTTTGTAAATAATAAATGAAAATAGATTTTGACATATAAGATGAAACATAAATTTTTCAtttcttaaataaattataaaatttaaaataatttatgaattttaataattattaaatgtcaaaTATCTCATTCAAAATGTGAATTTACATGGATATATTAGTCATCTATGACTTGGTTGTGATATGCATCTACTCTATTAGCATTTTTGTACCCTTCATATGAATCATCTCAGCTATTCTATCTCATTGTTGAacccaatgagtcaataaatgaagTAAAGAGATGGACAATATCAAATAAGAATACTATCAAATTGTTTAAATATATGACTAGTACACAaggaaaacaataggagtttaagaacaatattataataataataagaataattaTCTTAAAGACCTCCTCTATCTTAAGCGATTACAAGCATTAACCCTTCTATCATGCAAAGAGCTCCTCTATCTTAAGCGTTTACAAGCATTAACCCATCTACCATGCAGAGCTCCAGAACAAGTTTTAACAAGATTAGCAACCTTGCTTGTTGAAAGGACAGGAGGATACTTTGCATGATGCCTATAACGAGGGCGATTTAGTTTTCCATAATCAAGGAATTGATGGAATGTAGCACCATTAAGAAAAAGATCATTAATAGATTGAATTGCAGATGTTGTATCAAAGCTAGGACCATGGGAATGGTACCATGGAGTGATCTCCCTTCTTTTTCCAGAATAAAACACATTGCTTTCTGAATAAACCTTAGCATGCACTCGTCCTCCAATGGCATAATATTCCCAATTGGTATAGTAATTGTTCACAACATGACAATATCCCCACCTACATAGAACATGCAATACGTTAATATGATATTGCTTCATCAGAATtcatgcaagattatcaacataaTGACATAGGGTTACATAAAATAACttcctgaaaaaaaaaatgatgccaTTGAATGCTTTTAGAAATATATTTTGTTATATCAcctttcattcaaagaaaatcaaatgcCATAGTTTTCTTATCTTACCTGCAATGAGGCATACGTTGTCTTGAATCCTTGAACCAATTTCTATACACTGTAACTCTGAGCTTCTGATCTATGACATCGTTATCTGAAGCTCCCAACAGCATGTTGAAATTTTTATTAGAAAGGTGACAGTTTGAGATGGTGACATCAGTGGCCCCTTGAACTACAGAAACCAACCCTAATTTGGCATCAAATGAGGTTACATGATCAACCCATACTTGTCTTGTGCCAGAGAAGATATGAATTGTATCACTCTCTCTTACACCACTGATCTGAAAATT contains:
- the LOC131043944 gene encoding probable pectate lyase 6, translating into MIITLRKQMWVYSHTTIDGRGARVILTGKPMILPEARNVILHNFQISGVRESDTIHIFSGTRQVWVDHVTSFDAKLGLVSVVQGATDVTISNCHLSNKNFNMLLGASDNDVIDQKLRVTVYRNWFKDSRQRMPHCRWGYCHVVNNYYTNWEYYAIGGRVHAKVYSESNVFYSGKRREITPWYHSHGPSFDTTSAIQSINDLFLNGATFHQFLDYGKLNRPRYRHHAKYPPVLSTSKVANLVKTCSGALHGRWVNACKRLR